A genome region from Ursus arctos isolate Adak ecotype North America unplaced genomic scaffold, UrsArc2.0 scaffold_18, whole genome shotgun sequence includes the following:
- the LOC113260355 gene encoding olfactory receptor 13C4 has product MDRINKTFVKEFILLGLSGYPKLEIILFSLILVMYLVILIGNGILIIASIFDSRLHTPMYFFLGNLSFLDICYTSSSVPSTLVSLISKKRNISFSGCTVQMFFGFAMGSTECFLLGMMAFDRYVAICNPLRYPVIMSKVVYVPMASVSWLSGGINSIVQTSLAMRLPFCGNNVINHFLCEILAVLKLACADISLNIVTLAVSNMAFLVLPLLVIFFSYMFILYTILRMNSATGRRKAFSTCSAHLTVVIIFYGTIFFMYAKPKTQDRLGNDNLQATEGLISMFYGIVTPMLNPIIYSLRNKDVKAAVKYVLNWKAVKQLRPKGNVSL; this is encoded by the coding sequence ATGGATAGGATAAACAAGACATTTGTGAAAGAATTCATTCTTCTGGGACTCTCTGGTTACCCAAAACTtgaaatcattttgttttctctaattcTAGTAATGTATCTAGTGATTCTAATTGGCAACGGTATTCTGATCATAGCAAGCATCTTTGATTCCCGTcttcacacccccatgtacttcttcctgggcAACCTCTCTTTCCTGGACATCTGCTATACATCCTCCTCTGTTCCCTCAACTTTGGTGAGCttaatttcaaagaaaaggaacattTCCTTCTCTGGATGCACAGTGCAGATGTTCTTTGGGTTTGCAATGGGGTCAACAGAATGTTTCCTTCTTGGCATGATGGCTTTTGATCGCTATGTAGCCATCTGTAACCCTCTGAGATACCCTGTCATCATGAGCAAGGTGGTGTATGTACCGATGGCTTCTGTGTCATGGCTCTCTGGTGGAATCAACTCAATTGTGCAAACATCTCTTGCCATGCGATTGCCTTTCTGTGGGAATAATGTTATCAATCATTTCTTATGTGAGATATTAGCTGTTCTTAAGCTAGCTTGTGCTGACATATCCCTCAATATTGTTACCCTAGCAGTGTCAAATATGGCATTCCTGGTTCTTCCACTGctggtcatttttttctcctatatgtTCATCCTCTACACCATCTTGAGAATGAACTCAGCCACAGGGAGACGCAAAGCCTTTTCCACCTGCTCAGCACACCTGACTGTGGTGATCATATTTTATGGTACCATCTTCTTCATGTATGCCAAGCCCAAGACTCAAGACCGCCTTGGGAATGACAATTTGCAAGCTACAGAAGGGCTTATTTCCATGTTTTATGGGATAGTGACCCCCATGCTAAATCCTATAATCTATAGCTTGAGAAATAAGGATGTAAAAGCTGCTGTGAAATATGTGCTGAATTGGAAAGCTGTTAAGCAGTTAAGACCAAAGGGAAATGTGAGTCTTTAG
- the LOC130544039 gene encoding olfactory receptor 13C3-like → MDKINQTFASEFILLGLSGYPKFEIIYFILILVMYLVILIGNGILIIASIFDSRLHTPMYFFLGNLSFLDICYTSSSVPSTLVSLISKKRNISFSGCTVQMFFGFAMGSTECFLLGMMAFDRYVAICNPLRYPVIMSKVVYVPMASVSWLSGGINSIVQTSLAMRLPFCGNNVINHFTCEILAVLKLACADISLNIITMVISNMTFLVLPLLVIFFSYMFILYTILRMNSATGRRKAFSTCSAHLTVVIIFYGTIFFMYAKPKTQELPGEDKFQTSEKLISLFYGVVTPMLNPIIYSLRNKDVKAAVKYLLNQKPIR, encoded by the coding sequence ATGGATAAAATTAATCAGACATTTGCATCGGAATTTATTCTTCTGGGACTCTCTGGTTACCCCAAATTTGAGATCATTTACTTCATTCTAATTCTAGTAATGTATCTAGTGATTCTAATTGGCAACGGTATTCTGATCATAGCAAGCATCTTTGATTCCCGTcttcacacccccatgtacttcttcctgggcAACCTCTCTTTCCTGGACATCTGCTATACCTCCTCCTCTGTTCCCTCAACTTTGGTGAGCttaatttcaaagaaaaggaacattTCCTTCTCTGGATGCACAGTGCAGATGTTCTTTGGGTTTGCAATGGGGTCAACAGAATGTTTCCTTCTTGGCATGATGGCTTTTGATCGCTATGTAGCCATCTGTAACCCTCTGAGATACCCTGTCATCATGAGCAAGGTGGTGTATGTACCGATGGCTTCTGTGTCATGGCTCTCTGGTGGAATCAACTCAATTGTGCAAACATCTCTTGCCATGCGATTGCCTTTCTGTGGGAATAATGTTATCAATCATTTCACATGTGAAATATTAGCTGTTCTTAAGCTAGCTTGTGCTGACATATCCCTCAATATTATCACCATGGTCATATCGAATATGACATTCCTGGTTCTTCCACTGctggtcatttttttctcctatatgtTCATCCTCTACACCATCTTGAGAATGAACTCAGCCACAGGGAGACGCAAAGCCTTTTCCACCTGCTCAGCACACCTGACTGTGGTGATCATATTTTATGGTACCATCTTCTTCATGTATGCTAAGCCCAAGACTCAAGAATTGCCTGGGGAAGACAAGTTTCAAACTTCAGAGAAGCTCATTTCCCTCTTTTATGGGGTAGTGACCCCCATGCTAAATCCTATAATCTATAGCTTGAGAAATAAGGATGTAAAAGCTGCTGTAAAATATCTTCTGAACCAAAAACCTATTCGGTAA